In a genomic window of Mycolicibacterium neoaurum VKM Ac-1815D:
- a CDS encoding 3-beta-hydroxysteroid dehydrogenase, whose translation MGDPTLRTDLGRVLVTGGSGFVGANLVTTLLERGHEVRSFDRVRSPLPAHPRLTTVVGDITNAGDVGTAVADIDTIFHTAAIIDLMGGATVTEQYRQRSFSVNVEGTKNLVHAGQQAGVKRFVYTASNSVVMGGQDIVNGDEKLPYTARFNDLYTETKVVAEKFVLSQNGEHGMLTCSIRPSGIWGRGDQTMFRKVFENVLAGHVKVLVGSKNIKLDNSYVHNLIHGFILAGEHLVPGGTAPGQAYFINDGEPLNMFEFARPVVVACGRKLPNFRVSGRLVHKAMMGWQWLHFKYGIREPLVEPLAVERLYLNNYFSIAKARRDLGYEPLFTTEQAMAECMPYYTELFDTMVSQGAQPAVTAAPKS comes from the coding sequence ATGGGTGACCCAACTTTGCGTACTGACCTGGGCCGAGTGCTGGTGACGGGCGGTTCCGGTTTCGTCGGCGCCAACCTGGTGACCACACTGCTCGAACGCGGACACGAGGTCCGCTCCTTCGACCGGGTGCGTTCGCCGCTGCCCGCCCACCCCAGGCTGACAACCGTCGTCGGTGACATCACCAACGCCGGGGACGTCGGCACCGCCGTGGCGGATATCGACACGATCTTCCACACCGCGGCCATCATCGACCTGATGGGCGGGGCCACCGTCACCGAGCAATACCGGCAGCGCAGCTTCTCGGTCAACGTAGAGGGCACCAAGAATCTGGTGCACGCCGGCCAGCAGGCCGGGGTCAAGCGATTCGTCTACACAGCTTCCAACAGTGTCGTGATGGGCGGCCAGGACATCGTCAACGGTGACGAAAAATTGCCCTACACAGCACGATTCAACGATCTCTACACCGAGACCAAGGTGGTTGCCGAGAAGTTCGTGCTCAGCCAGAACGGCGAGCACGGCATGCTGACGTGTTCGATCCGGCCCAGCGGCATCTGGGGCCGCGGTGATCAGACCATGTTCCGCAAGGTCTTCGAGAACGTGCTGGCCGGCCACGTCAAGGTGCTCGTCGGCAGCAAGAACATCAAGCTCGACAACTCCTACGTGCACAACCTCATTCATGGTTTCATCCTGGCTGGCGAACATCTGGTGCCAGGCGGCACCGCACCCGGACAGGCCTACTTCATCAACGACGGTGAGCCGCTGAACATGTTCGAGTTCGCCCGCCCGGTGGTGGTGGCGTGCGGTCGCAAGCTTCCCAACTTCCGCGTCTCTGGTCGGCTGGTACACAAGGCGATGATGGGCTGGCAGTGGTTGCACTTCAAGTACGGCATTCGCGAGCCTCTGGTGGAACCCCTTGCCGTGGAACGGCTTTACCTGAACAACTACTTCTCGATCGCCAAAGCGCGGCGCGATCTCGGGTACGAGCCGTTGTTCACCACCGAACAGGCAATGGCCGAATGCATGCCCTACTACACCGAGCTGTTCGACACGATGGTGTCCCAGGGCGCCCAGCCCGCCGTGACCGCAGCACCGAAGAGCTGA
- a CDS encoding DUF5994 family protein produces the protein MGASPVVDVECQPDTRLAICGRTDLQGSVDGAWWPPNYDLRTELPDLVSVMGRWLGPVRRVLYDASVFPAAPARVIRGGAAISVDRYSMVAPDTLYLVGSHSRTALLWVMPPQTPATDARTLLATVAEAATPMTVRRLRAIVGGDPLNCERMG, from the coding sequence ATGGGAGCATCGCCGGTGGTCGATGTCGAATGTCAGCCCGATACCCGACTCGCGATCTGCGGACGCACCGATCTGCAGGGCAGCGTCGACGGCGCGTGGTGGCCGCCGAACTATGACTTACGGACCGAACTTCCGGACCTGGTATCGGTGATGGGCCGTTGGTTGGGCCCCGTGCGCCGAGTTCTGTACGACGCCAGTGTGTTTCCTGCGGCCCCCGCACGGGTGATCCGTGGCGGCGCGGCGATCTCGGTTGATCGATACTCCATGGTTGCGCCGGACACGCTGTATTTGGTCGGCAGCCACTCGCGCACGGCGTTGCTGTGGGTGATGCCACCGCAGACGCCGGCGACCGATGCGCGCACACTGCTCGCCACCGTTGCTGAGGCGGCGACGCCCATGACTGTCCGGCGATTGCGCGCGATCGTCGGCGGAGATCCCCTGAACTGTGAACGGATGGGGTGA
- a CDS encoding NAD-dependent epimerase/dehydratase family protein, producing MTDTVLVTGAFGLVGSATVRRLAADGRRVVATDLDNAPNRKAAESLPAGVTVRWTDLTDPAAVGALVTQTAPAAIIHLAAVIPPFIYQRRGLAEKVNVEATASLVRSAEKLSQPARFVLASSIAVYGSRNPHTVDGVLTADTPVNPADIYGDHKVKAEKIVRTSNLDWVILRLGGVLTADPGSYMKLDNFTFEAMLPIDGRIQTVDVRDVARAFAAATTADAVGETLLVGGDDATHRLVQGDIAPAMAAALGLVGGLPTGLKGDPGNDAAWFNTDWMDTTRAQEVLRFQQHSWPDMLIETAENAGIKRPLLRLVAPLAKQILTRVSPNHGSGRRYADPWAAITEKWGDPRPDGAQA from the coding sequence ATGACCGATACCGTGCTGGTGACCGGGGCCTTTGGGTTGGTCGGCTCCGCGACCGTTCGCCGGTTGGCCGCCGACGGGCGCCGCGTCGTGGCCACCGATCTGGACAATGCACCCAATCGCAAAGCCGCCGAATCCCTTCCCGCCGGGGTGACGGTGCGCTGGACCGACCTGACCGACCCCGCGGCCGTCGGGGCGCTGGTGACCCAGACCGCACCCGCGGCGATCATCCACCTGGCGGCGGTCATCCCGCCCTTCATCTACCAGCGTCGCGGTCTTGCCGAGAAGGTGAATGTCGAGGCCACCGCCAGCCTGGTGCGGTCGGCTGAAAAGCTCTCGCAGCCAGCCCGATTCGTTCTCGCCTCCAGCATCGCGGTGTACGGCTCACGCAACCCGCACACCGTCGATGGCGTGCTCACCGCGGACACGCCCGTCAATCCGGCCGATATCTACGGCGATCACAAGGTCAAGGCCGAGAAGATCGTGCGCACCTCGAATCTGGACTGGGTGATCCTGCGCCTGGGCGGCGTGCTGACGGCCGACCCGGGGTCCTACATGAAGCTCGACAACTTCACCTTCGAGGCGATGCTGCCCATCGACGGCCGGATCCAGACCGTCGACGTGCGCGACGTGGCCCGTGCCTTCGCGGCCGCCACCACCGCCGACGCCGTCGGTGAGACCCTGCTGGTCGGTGGCGATGACGCCACCCATCGGCTCGTGCAGGGTGACATCGCACCGGCGATGGCCGCCGCGCTGGGTCTGGTCGGCGGGCTGCCGACCGGGCTCAAGGGCGACCCCGGCAACGACGCCGCCTGGTTCAACACCGACTGGATGGACACCACCCGGGCCCAAGAAGTGCTCCGATTCCAACAACATTCGTGGCCGGACATGCTGATAGAGACGGCCGAGAACGCCGGCATCAAACGGCCGCTGCTGCGGCTGGTGGCACCGCTGGCCAAACAGATCTTGACCAGGGTGAGCCCCAATCACGGCAGCGGACGTAGATACGCCGACCCGTGGGCGGCCATCACGGAGAAGTGGG